A genomic window from Lotus japonicus ecotype B-129 chromosome 1, LjGifu_v1.2 includes:
- the LOC130749483 gene encoding uncharacterized protein LOC130749483, whose protein sequence is MTHSREPGFVELSVDGSMVLETDTVGGGGVVQDGDGRWISRFAVAFGVGDAFLAELRALYEGLRHVWELGFRKVVCFTDCVELVDVVTGAQNVCHFWHRDVIMQVREMLQSSWQISVRHISRERNMVADALAKFTTRTRCSWRVWRLPPSMVVPLLCQDVLA, encoded by the coding sequence ATGACGCATTCTAGGGAGCCTGGGTTCGTCGAGCTCTCTGTGGATGGAAGTATGGTGCTCGAAACGGACACAGTGGGCGGAGGTGGTGTGGTACAGGATGGAGATGGGAGATGGATTTCTAGGTTTGCGGTGGCTTTTGGCGTCGGAGATGCTTTTTTGGCAGAGTTGCGAGCTCTCTATGAGGGTTTACGACATGTTTGGGAGCTGGGGTTTCGCAAGGTTGTGTGTTTCACTGATTGTGTTGAGTTGGTTGATGTGGTAACAGGGGCGCAGAATGTCTGTCATTTTTGGCATAGAGATGTTATTATGCAGGTTAGAGAGATGCTTCAATCGAGTTGGCAGATTTCGGTGCGTCATATTTCTCGGGAGCGGAATATGGTGGCGGATGCCCTAGCTAAGTTTACAACTAGAACTCGATGTAGTTGGCGAGTTTGGAGGTTACCGCCATCAATGGTGGTGCCCCTGCTTTGCCAAGATGTGTTAGCGTAG
- the LOC130749449 gene encoding uncharacterized protein LOC130749449 yields MEITNLLCKALQQQSQDIVNAMHLVSTTKSLLQKLREDGWEPIFESVTSFCTSNAIDIPDLNSQYIRGWCKPRHKNDDTSMTMEHYFKYDIFTAAIDFQLQELNARFCDKTVELLMLSSTLSPKEAFKSFKVDDICKLVEKYYPKDFTDQEKIHLRIQLQHYELDVLKHFDFQEISTLCELCWVLSSSGKSTIYHLVDRVIRLVLTLSISTATTERAFSAMKLVKTRLHNKMEDDFLTDTMAVYIEKDIAKTFTTEEIMEEFYQIKNRRRT; encoded by the coding sequence ATGGAAATAACAAATCTTTTATGCAAAGCTTTACAACAACAATCTCAAGATATTGTAAATGCTATGCATCTTGTTTCAACTACAAAATCACTACTTCAAAAGTTAAGAGAGGATGGGTGGGAGCCAATATTTGAGAGTGTCACATCATTTTGTACTAGCAATGCTATTGATATTCCTGATTTGAATAGTCAATATATTAGAGGTTGGTGTAAACCTCGTCATAAGAATGATGACACTTCTATGACTATGGAGCACTATTTTAAATATGATATATTTACAGCTGCCATAGACTTTCAATTGCAAGAGTTAAATGCAAGATTTTGTGATAAAACTGTGGAATTACTCATGCTTAGCTCAACTTTAAGTCCTAAAGAGGCATTCAAGTCTTTCAAGGTTGATGATATATGCAAGTTGGTTGAGAAATATTATCCAAAAGATTTTACTGATCAAGAGAAGATTCACTTGAGGATTCAACTACAACATTATGAGCTTGATGTTTTAAAGCATTTTGATTTTCAAGAAATTTCAACACTTTGTGAGCTATGCTGGGTTTTATCATCTTCTGGGAAATCAACAATTTATCACTTGGTTGATAGAGTAATTCGTCTTGTCTTGACTCTCTCAATTTCAACTGCAACAACAGAGCGTGCTTTTTCAGCAATGAAGCTTGTGAAAACTAGGCTTCACAATAAAATGGAAGATGATTTTCTTACAGATACTATGGCTGTTTATATTGAAAAGGATATTGCAAAGACATTCACCACTGAAGAAATTatggaagagttctaccaaatCAAGAATCGTAGAAGAACATGA
- the LOC130725169 gene encoding protein BIG GRAIN 1-like B, with product MIRRERRFLNESENPSFSSTLLDQIYRSIDQGDSDMKFYTGKTGEKQSRVCVTEEHLSAKSSVSRDWKANNVVGTQGRQRMMQKERNFHLGRQVHVHDQDALFFSSTSSSSDSSSGLLSSSSPDIETLYGVRSRGSCFAPARPKPVRTTVPEKKHVERQRHIVSDDDDGLIKSKSRALKIYNNLKKVKQPISPGGKLTSFLNSLFTTGNSNNTKKTKPCFEDANALRKTESGQASTCSSASSFARSCLSKNSPSTREKLRNNGVKRTVRFYPVSVIVDEDSRPCGHKSLYETEDARLMAMSVPTAWKIGTKKNVEEVKDKKNRAMEEAAREILEEYHHIQRKSDLVLRRNLEDEIEDDDEDDAASCSSSDLFELDHLHEELPVYETTRVGTNRAIANRFIM from the coding sequence ATGATAAGGAGAGAACGCAGATTCTTAAACGAGTCTGAAAACCCCTCATTCTCCTCCACCCTGCTTGACCAGATTTACCGTTCCATTGATCAAGGAGATTCTGACATGAAGTTCTACACAGGGAAAACAGGGGAAAAACAGAGCAGGGTGTGTGTAACAGAGGAGCATTTGTCGGCAAAATCGAGTGTTTCTCGTGATTGGAAAGCAAACAATGTAGTTGGAACTCAAGGGAGGCAGAGGATGATGCAGAAGGAAAGAAATTTCCATCTGGGTCGTCAAGTTCATGTTCATGACCAAGATGCTCTGTTTTTCAGCTCTACTTCGAGTTCTTCAGATTCAAGTTCGGGGTTGCTGTCGTCCTCGTCCCCAGATATTGAAACCTTGTACGGAGTGAGATCAAGAGGTTCGTGTTTCGCTCCGGCGAGGCCTAAGCCGGTTAGAACCACCGTGCCGGAGAAGAAGCACGTAGAGAGACAGAGACACATTGTGAGTGACGATGATGATGGTTTGATCAAGTCGAAATCGAGGGCGTTGAAGATTTACAACAACCTGAAGAAGGTGAAGCAACCGATCTCACCAGGGGGGAAACTCACGAGTTTTCTGAACTCTCTGTTTACTACAGGGAACAGCAACAACACGAAGAAAACCAAGCCCTGTTTTGAAGATGCGAACGCTTTGAGAAAAACAGAGTCAGGACAAGCTTCTACTTGCTCCTCTGCTTCCTCTTTTGCTCGCTCTTGTTTGAGTAAGAATTCACCTTCCACCAGAGAAAAATTGCGGAACAATGGGGTTAAGAGGACGGTGCGTTTCTACCCTGTGAGCGTGATTGTGGATGAAGATTCTCGACCCTGTGGGCACAAGTCCTTGTATGAAACAGAGGATGCGAGGCTAATGGCTATGTCGGTGCCAACCGCGTGGAAAATTGGAACGAAGAAGAATGTTGAAGAGGTCAAGGACAAGAAAAACAGGGCAATGGAAGAGGCTGCTAGAGAGATTTTGGAAGAGTACCATCATATCCAGAGGAAGAGCGATTTGGTTTTGAGAAGAAACTTGGAGgatgaaattgaagatgatgatgaggatgatgcagCGAGTTGTTCAAGTTCGGATCTGTTCGAGCTTGATCACCTGCATGAGGAGCTGCCTGTGTATGAGACTACTCGTGTTGGTACTAATCGTGCCATTGCTAATCGTTTCATAATGTAA